GCGGTACTGGAAAGGAAAACACTTAGTGAGGGAGAGGCAGCCTTATCAAGaggatgaaaataaaaataagcctGGACCTTCCAGGAAATTAACATTTCTTGATGAATATCTTTTAGTATTGATGCGACTGAAGGCTGGATTATTTGTACAGGACCTTGCAGACAGGTTTGGTGTTAGTACAAGCCTTGTGTCCAGAATATGTATAACCTGGATCAATTTGTTGTACTTTGAACTCAAAGACCTTTTCCCTTTTCCATCACAAGAGTTGGTACGCAAAAACATGCCAGACGAGTTTGCTGAGTTTGCAACAACTAGAATAATTTTGGACTGTACAGAGATATTTATTCAGCGCCCCTCTGCCATGCTTGCGCAGTCTGAAACTTGGTCAGACTACAAGCACCACAACACTTGTAAGCAACTGGTGGGAGTCACACCAAATGGCCAAGTCACCTTTCTTTCAGACCTCTGGGGTGGGCGGGTGTCGGATAAACAGATAACAAGAGAAAGTGGAGTTCTAGATTTATTGAGTAGTGGTGACAATGTTATGGTTGACTGTGGCTTCGACGTAAAGGACATTTTCCctgatggtgttacggttaatATGCCCCCTTTTTTAGCCGGACGAGATCAACTGACTGCATCAGAGACAGAGGAAACTATGACTTTCGCCTCTGTGCGAATAAACGTAGAGAGGGCAATTGGTAGGATAAAGACTTACCATATTTTGGATGGTAACTTACCCAACACTTTAAGCTCCTATGCAACGCAAATAGCCACAGTATGTGGACTATCGACAAATTTTCTTCCTCCATTGCTACCTCCCGCCAAACGAAAACCCTAAATTCCTTTTTTATTGACTGTATTTTGTTTACACACCTAAAATGATTTCTGGCATGTTTATCATTTTGCAACCCCTAGACAATCAGATGGGAGATAAAGCAACAAACACAAATTCAAGAAACTAGATAATTAAATTGCCAGTGTGGTTTCTTGAAGTTTAGTTTTGTGGTTTAGTCTCTCTCATGAATGGCTCTTAGCTACTGTTGCTTAACTCGGGGTTCTGTTATTTTAAGTGGAAAGGAGTATTGGTACTCTCCCAACACTATAAACCCATGACAAAATAAGTCTTAGTTTTataaagtttttaactgtaacTAATGTAACACCCATCTGGCATTTCAAGTATTGTCAGTTCAAACTTTACTCAGTAGAAGTGCAAATTCATCCTGCAAGGTTATTTGCTTGTGTCATCAAGGTTCTTATGGATACATTCTTAGCACTGTTACATAAAAGGAAAAGTAACTCCTGTAGTAATAAATGATGTAAATTTACTACACAATAACTACTTACAATTGCCTTTGAAATCGCATTTTCAAACCACAATACTTGTGCAGCAATATTGGCCATATGGCAACCAACCTCCATGCAGGTATAGAATCTTACCCCGCTGCACTCGTCTGGTAACAAGCTCAGGGAAAAGAGCACGTCTGTAAAAGAAATCTATCTTTGGCAGGGAGTCACTGATCCAAGAGTTGTCCAAGTAAATTTTCTCCACAAATAGTGGTCTACTCTCTCCAAAGTATACTATAAGAATGATCCCTTTAAGATTCAAGTTAGAACAGTAGTTTTCAAACcaaagattgtttttgttttgtcctcgAGTTGTGCTCTCCGTTTCATCTATCTCTTCTTGGGTGATTGTTAAGCCGGAAACATAGGAATCAATCACAGATTTAAAGTGCTCAGTATCAAAATCGTAATTGTCAGTAAAAGGCACAGACTCCGGTGCCTCGTTTGTCTCTTTAGAGTCTCACTCCTCTACACAGTTCGATATCATGTCatggaacaaaaaaaatgagATGGCAGGGAGACAATTTTGAAactgtttttctctcttgttcgcTGATTTGGTGATCTTGGATCAAATTTTATAACCTTTGACTGAAGACGAATATTTTTCTTATCAAATCGTATCTTTTTGATGAGCACTTGGTCGAGAGGTTTAGCTGCAACACTTTGGTTGCGGGGTACAACCCACACAGTCAGCCGCGATGTACATGACCAAGGCTCGGCATGTTTTTGTAATCCCCTTCTCGTAAAATCTTCAATCGCAAACAACACTCCCCCAACGTGGCTACATTTACATTTTCCGGATAAACCAAGTCCAGCCGGACACGTGCATGTCGCTCGCAAAATGTTTCTCTGAGGCGAAAACTCCACAACAACTCTGTACGGATtctttttcattgaagaaaCTACGCTGGCTTTCACGTAAGTCTGACCTTGAAAGACTTTGTTTTCCAGTCGTTTCACATTtccttgaaagaaaaattgataCGATTTTAGCCTTTTGTAATGTGTGCCCTTCAACAAAATATGGCGGTACTTGCGTGTAGACACGACAAGGTAATCGTACAGCTGAATGAAGTTCAGTTCTGGAAGCTGTCGCAAGTCTGTTGACCATCCAAGAGCCGAGATTCGTCTCATTACTTCGTCGTATTTGAAATGGCCACTGTTTCCAGCACAGTTTTTAGCAGTTTGCTGGTTTTTGGCCGACCTTAATAACACGTCTCGCATAAGCAATGCGTACACTTTCGATACTAAGCAGGTTAGTGAAACAGCTGTGACTTTTCTATGTTTGTATCTCCCGGGTCAACGGGAGCCTCTACCTGATGTTTGCGCGGTTACGATTCCAAGATGGCGCCGGAAACTGTAAAAAGGCCTATTTGTAGCCATCCGGTGGCCATGCGAAAGCGAAATTTTCAACCGATCGCGGAGCGCTTGTACTAAAGTTTTTCAGCAAAAAAATGACACTGCAGGAAtcggaaaggataaagaaaaggattttggttcatttgatGGGATTTCAAGCCTTGAAATTGccgaaaaggtaagattattttcgcAGACGTAAACTCGCCACGTGTTATTGTCATGACACAACATTGTGTTTTCGCTCGAAATGTTCGCTTGTTCTCGCTCCAAATCTTACATATTTACCTTGATTACATTTCCAGCGAATTtattttatcctctgggatgaatttttcGTCGAAAAATCGGTGATTTCGGTGATTTTTTGCCAACAGAGGTCAATTCTACTTCGTCATCATTCAGTgcagggatcccatgagattgcACAATCTAATCCCAGAAATCAAGGCGAATCCTTTCCCGCTCTTCGGCGGACGTGTTTTGATCAAGCTCTGCGAATTTTCGCTCGGTACTACAaaatttttcaagtttaaagcAAAGAAGCAAAGGTAACATCCTTGTCATTGCGACAAAAGTCCACTGGACTTATTTCTTTGCGATTACACGGTCATAATAGGCTGCAATCAGTCATGACCGAAACACATGCTGGCAATGGTGGCACGAAAGCTGTTGACCAGTTGCCCATCGACATCTCCACGGGAGATTCCTCTGTTGTGGGCTCACAGGCTACCGCACGGGACAACCTACAAACTATAGACAGCGGAAAGGCGTGTCTCGAAAGAAGTTAACGAGTGAAACTACCATGAAAACTACGACAAATCGATCAGCCAACTCGACGACCAAAGGTCAGTCGACGGATGTTTTGAAAGGCCTGAATGAACTAAAAGATCTTCAGCGACAATCTTTGTCGTCGATGAACCAAATGATATCAACTATGACCTCGGCGGTGGAAACGTTCACTCAGGCGAGAACATCTCGCAAGAGGAAAAGGGATGAAATGAGTGAATCGGAATCCAGCAATGAAGAAGATCTCAACGATCCTGGAATGGCGGGAAACCCGCCCGGCGACATTAGCAGCCAGGTCAATGAtcttctgcaatcaactcaaTCCTCAAAAAACTGCTCAAGAGTTAAGGAGGACGAAGTTTTAGGAGAACTCTCAAAATTGTATGAGTCGAAAGGAACGGTAAGCGACCCAATAAATGCTAAATTAGCCTCGCTTGTTGACAAAATGGTCAAAACAAGCCTGTCTgaagaaaaagtaaaagaaaaacatgagaAACACAGCAGACCAGAGAACTGTGAAAATCTGATAAATACAAGAGTAAATCCAGAGATCTGGACCAAGGTCAGATCGAATACTAGATCTCGAGACCTGAAGATGCAAAAGCTTGAGACAAGCCTTCTGAAGAGTACGATTCCTATTGTCAAAATGTCTGACAAGTTACTGGAGTTTAAATCCAACTCCACATCTGCATCTCAAAGTGATGTATCTGAGTTTCTTCAACTCTCACTTGATTCTCTCGCTCTTATGGGACACTCTATTAATGAGGTCAATATAAAGAGGCGTAAACTTATTAAACCAGTCTGAGACTTGAACGATCAGTTCAAGCAACTTTGTGGCTCGCACACGCCAATAACAAAATTGTTATTTGGAGATGATTTGCCTAAGTCGGTAAAGGAAATATCTGAAACTAATAAAGTGGGAGTCAAGGTTGCATCAAAACCACCGACACATTACAACAAACGGCAGAAAAGATCAAACTTTCATCATGGCAAACACCATCAGAGTCGGAAGCCTTTTTTATGGAAATATCAAGGGCCAGGGAAGAGATCACACCTGGACTACAAAAAGAAGGGCAAACTCAATCAACACTAACCTTTGCCAAACCTCAAGACCACCTACATTTTCAGCTGAGTCTTACTAATGACATTGATCGTAACAATTCAGTTAATGCACCACATATTGCTGGTAAACTGAGACAATTTGTATCTGTATGGCAAACCATAACTTCTGACTATAGTATACTCTCGTCTATAAAGGGAGTCAAAATTGAGTTTGTTGCCTATCCAAAGCAGACCTTGATTCCCAGAGAATATAACTTTGATGCAACTGAGTTTGTTATCATTGACAAACAAATAGAGGAGTTTTTGCAAACAGGAGTTATTGAGACAAGTCTATTCATTCGGCCAACGAAAGATGGCTCATATCGCCTgattctaaatttgaaaaatctgaATCAGTTTGTACAATAtcaccatttcaaaatggaaaagTGCCATTACTTTAATGAGTCCAAATTGTTACATGGCCAGTTTTGATCTGAAGGATGCATATTATTCTTTGTCTATAGAAACAAATCACAGGAAGTATCTCCGCTTTATATGGAAGAACCAGTTATTTCAGTTTACTTGTCTCCCCAATGGGTTAAGTAGTGCTCCAAGGATCTTCACAAAATTGATGAAACCAGCATACTCAACTTTACGTTGTCAAGGTCTCGAAAATGTGGGATATATTGATGATACATACCTTAAAGGTAGTACGTTCCATGCTTGTGAAACAAATGTGTCTACTACTGTCAACCTATTCACAGACTTAGGCCTCACTTTAAACATGGCAGTCAGTCCTCATCCCAAGCCAGTCTATTACGTTTTTGGGGTTTTGTATAAAATTCTGCTCAAATGACAGTAGCCTTAACCCCTTCAAAAGCTATGAAGGTAAAATAAAAGACAGTTGAATTGTTTCACAACCAGTCTTCCACAATACGGACTGTATCTGAAATGATTGGCCTCATGGTTGTAAGTTTTCCTAGGGTGATGTATGGACTCCTCTACTACAGACAATTAGAAATCGAAAAGGTAATCGCTCTGAAACAAAACCAAGGCAATTTTGAAGCAAGCATGATTCTCTCAGACATGGCAAGATCTGACCTTCATTGGTGGATTGAAAATATTACTGACGCATCGAACACTGCTGGGCGCGGTAATTGCCAACTCATAGTTTATTCAGATGCATCTCTGACTGGTTGAGGAGGAGTTTTTAACTCCATAACAACCGGGGGACAGTGGACTGAGGATGAATCACAAAATCACATTAATTATCTTGGAATCTTGGCGTGTTTTCTTACTTTAAAGGCATTCTGCTCACAAATCAAGAATTGCCATGTGAAAACTATGATCGATAATACAACTGCTGTCTCGTATATTAATAGCATGGGGGGTCGAAGCCTCACCTGTAACCAAATTACCCGGGAACTATGGGTTTGGTGTGCCAACCATGGAATATGGCTGTCTGCAGCACACATTCCTGGAAGGGAAAATGTCTTAGGAGATAAAGAATCCAGGAAAAAACATTCTGACACAGATTGGAAACTCAATCCCGAACTATTTGGTCGTATTGTAACACTTTGGGGCCCTGTTTCAGTCGATCTGTTTGCCTCCAGGCTAAAGTACCAGTTAAAACCTTTTGTTTCCTGGAGGCCAGATCCAGAGGCAATGGCTATCGATGCTTTCTCTCTTGATTGGAGGGGTCTATGTTTTTATGCCTTTCCCCCCTTTTCCCTAATAAACAGGGTACTTCAGAAAGTGGAACAGGACCAGAGCCAGGGTATAATCATTGTGCCAATGTGGAACACTCAAGTTTGGTTCCCCAGATTGCTACACCTTTTGATAGACTTTCCAGTTACTTTTCCAAAGGGACCAACAACACTGCTCCTTCCTTTCAATCGGGAAAAAGCACATCCTCTTCATATTGCAATCATGGAGAGAGAGTACACACAAACAATATTCTGTCTAACTCAGGAAATGGGTGCTGTTTTGCAGTTCAAGGGGTTTTGATCCATACAAAGCAACTCCAGAACAAGCGTTAGATTTCATGACAGACCTATTTGAACAAGGCCTGGGCTATAGTGCTATGAACACAGTCAGGTCCACTTTATCTCAGGTATTACACAGCCCTACCGGAGTTTCGTTTGGAGAA
The genomic region above belongs to Montipora capricornis isolate CH-2021 chromosome 8, ASM3666992v2, whole genome shotgun sequence and contains:
- the LOC138060563 gene encoding uncharacterized protein, whose protein sequence is MRYWKGKHLVRERQPYQEDENKNKPGPSRKLTFLDEYLLVLMRLKAGLFVQDLADRFGVSTSLVSRICITWINLLYFELKDLFPFPSQELVRKNMPDEFAEFATTRIILDCTEIFIQRPSAMLAQSETWSDYKHHNTCKQLVGVTPNGQVTFLSDLWGGRVSDKQITRESGVLDLLSSGDNVMVDCGFDVKDIFPDGVTVNMPPFLAGRDQLTASETEETMTFASVRINVERAIGRIKTYHILDGNLPNTLSSYATQIATVCGLSTNFLPPLLPPAKRKP